The DNA segment GAGGCTGATAAACTATTTGATAAAAAAAACGAATGCCTGATAAAAGGACATTCGTCATTAACAGCTATTACTTATTCATCAAAAAGCTTAAGATAAAGCTCGTACCCTTCGTTTTTTAATTCGCTTTTTGGAACAAAACGAAGAGCAGCAGAGTTAATGCAATATCTTAATCCGTTTGGTCCCGGGCCATCATTAAACACGTGGCCAAGGTGAGAATCGGCATCTTTACTACGGACTTCGGTTCGTACCATAAAATGGCTACGATCTTCTTTTTCAAGAATCTCTTCTTCTACGATTGGTTTAGTAAAGCTTGGCCAGCCACATCCAGCATCGTACTTGTCTGTTGAACTGAATAGTGGTTT comes from the Alkalihalobacillus sp. FSL W8-0930 genome and includes:
- the msrB gene encoding peptide-methionine (R)-S-oxide reductase MsrB; the encoded protein is MSQKPSKEELKAKLTPIQYEVTQNNGTEQPFRNEYYDHEEDGIYVDIVSGKPLFSSTDKYDAGCGWPSFTKPIVEEEILEKEDRSHFMVRTEVRSKDADSHLGHVFNDGPGPNGLRYCINSAALRFVPKSELKNEGYELYLKLFDE